One genomic segment of [Phormidium] sp. ETS-05 includes these proteins:
- a CDS encoding peptidase domain-containing ABC transporter: MLTRASVSGGSRTEFLDRWTGYALLLDPTERLKNLKENSKTSLLSFLKVLWPYRNTGVQIVVASLLIQLFGVVTPMFTQIILDQVVVQGSLSLLNVFALGVFIFGVGGIIIGAIRQYLLDYFSNQVDLTLIAGFISHALQLPLKFFESRRVGDIITRVQENQKIQRFLIRQVVLAWLDFLMGFVYLALMLYYNWSLTLLVLAMIPPIAILTLVATPFLRKVSREVFNAAAEQNSSLVEMMTGVATVKAAAAERDLRWRWEDHLTTSLNARFRGQKLGNLLQVIGGTINSIGSTLLLWYGASLVINGQLSIGQFVAFNMMIGRVMSPFLALVNLWDELQEVWISVERLNDVFAAEPEEVPGQAMLVLPRLRGEVRFDNVTFRYGEDEERNTLQNVSFAVAAGQTVAIVGRSGSGKTTLVKLLQGLYHATNGRILIDGHDVRHISPQSLRSQLGVVPQECFLFSGTILENITLYDEEVSLEEAVEVAQLAEAHAFIQDMPLGYNTQVGERGASLSGGQRQRIAIARALLGEPRILILDEATSSLDTESERRFQQNLTRISRDRTTFIIAHRLSTVRNADCILVLDRGLLVEQGTHPQLMEQRGLYYHLAQQQLDL; the protein is encoded by the coding sequence TTGCTGACCCGGGCATCGGTAAGCGGTGGCTCCCGCACGGAGTTTCTCGATCGCTGGACGGGTTACGCTCTGCTGCTCGACCCCACAGAGCGCCTCAAAAACTTGAAGGAAAACAGCAAAACTTCCCTGCTGAGTTTCTTAAAAGTTTTGTGGCCATACCGCAACACGGGAGTGCAAATTGTGGTGGCATCATTGCTGATTCAGCTATTTGGTGTCGTCACCCCGATGTTTACCCAAATCATTCTCGACCAAGTGGTAGTACAGGGCAGTTTAAGTTTGCTGAATGTGTTCGCTTTAGGAGTGTTTATCTTTGGGGTGGGGGGGATTATCATTGGGGCGATTCGCCAGTACCTGTTAGATTACTTTTCTAACCAGGTTGACCTGACTTTAATCGCCGGTTTTATCAGTCATGCTCTGCAATTACCACTGAAGTTTTTTGAATCCCGCCGGGTGGGGGATATCATCACGCGGGTTCAGGAAAACCAGAAAATCCAGCGGTTTCTCATCCGCCAGGTGGTGTTGGCTTGGTTGGATTTTTTGATGGGTTTTGTATATTTGGCGCTGATGCTCTATTATAACTGGAGCCTGACGCTGTTGGTGTTGGCGATGATTCCTCCGATCGCGATTTTGACTTTGGTGGCAACGCCTTTTTTGCGGAAGGTGTCGCGGGAAGTGTTTAATGCGGCGGCGGAGCAAAACTCGTCTTTGGTGGAGATGATGACGGGGGTGGCGACGGTGAAGGCGGCGGCGGCGGAGCGGGATTTACGCTGGCGTTGGGAAGACCATTTGACTACTTCTCTGAATGCCCGGTTTCGGGGTCAGAAATTGGGAAATCTGCTGCAAGTGATTGGGGGGACGATTAACAGCATTGGTAGCACGCTGCTGCTGTGGTATGGGGCAAGTTTGGTGATTAACGGTCAATTGAGTATTGGCCAGTTTGTGGCTTTTAATATGATGATTGGCCGGGTAATGAGTCCGTTTTTGGCTTTGGTGAATCTGTGGGATGAGTTACAGGAGGTGTGGATTTCGGTAGAGCGGCTGAATGATGTGTTTGCGGCGGAACCGGAAGAGGTTCCGGGTCAAGCGATGTTGGTGTTGCCCCGGTTGCGGGGAGAGGTGCGGTTTGATAATGTGACGTTTCGCTATGGGGAGGATGAGGAGCGCAATACTCTGCAAAATGTTTCCTTTGCGGTGGCGGCGGGGCAAACGGTGGCGATCGTCGGGCGCAGCGGTTCGGGAAAAACTACTTTGGTGAAGCTGTTGCAGGGTTTGTACCATGCGACTAATGGCCGAATTTTAATTGATGGCCATGATGTGCGACATATTTCGCCCCAGTCGTTACGATCGCAGCTAGGGGTAGTGCCCCAAGAGTGCTTTTTGTTTTCGGGCACGATTTTGGAAAACATTACCTTATATGATGAGGAGGTGTCTCTGGAGGAAGCGGTGGAAGTGGCGCAGTTAGCAGAGGCGCACGCTTTTATTCAGGATATGCCTTTGGGGTACAATACCCAGGTGGGAGAGCGGGGGGCGTCCCTCTCTGGGGGTCAGAGACAGCGCATCGCTATCGCTCGGGCGTTGTTGGGTGAACCCCGGATTTTGATTTTGGATGAGGCTACCAGTTCGTTGGATACGGAGTCAGAGCGGCGTTTCCAACAGAATTTGACCCGCATCAGTCGCGATCGTACCACCTTTATCATTGCTCACCGCCTTTCCACAGTGCGCAACGCTGACTGCATCCTCGTACTCGATCGGGGTTTGCTGGTGGAGCAAGGCACCCACCCGCAACTGATGGAGCAACGGGGTCTTTACTATCACCTCGCGCAACAGCAACTTGACCTTTAA